One genomic region from Triplophysa rosa unplaced genomic scaffold, Trosa_1v2 scaffold400, whole genome shotgun sequence encodes:
- the LOC130550694 gene encoding uncharacterized protein LOC130550694: MPQTLFEQHFYGRQTGTRESERHLRRIFKSLGLRRRSNNRPLTELRQAIMSELKHWSPWQGIRAMHKRVRDVRGIQPCYRNDVGVIMSELDASGLIRRCPGIKKIERRKYFSRGPNYTWHIDGNDKLKFFGIWVHLGIDGFSRKIIWLKAGTSNRKQSFIARYFYDAVQEHGGCPRIVRADRGTENLIVGQMQVAFHFRQASDQGRDSFRVGKSVHNQRAEFFNSMLKKTWIKKWQVTFETMMESGILNLDNPVHM; encoded by the exons ATGCCGCAAACCCTTTTTGAGCAGCACTTTTACGGCAGACAGACAGGTACACGCGAAAG TGAAAGGCATTTAAGAAGAATATTTAAATCTCTTGGTTTGAGGCGGAGGAGTAACAACCGGCCCCTTACCGAATTACGGCAAGCTATAATG aGTGAGTTAAAACACTGGTCACCTTGGCAGGGTATCCGTGCAATGCATAAACGGGTACGTGATGTCAGAGGAATCCAGCCTTGCTACAG GAATGATGTGGGTGTAATAATGTCAGAGCTTGATGCCAGTGGTCTTATCAGAAGATGTCCTGGAATAAAGAAAATTGAACGTAGGAAGTACTTTAGTCGTGGACCAAATTATACTTGGCACATTGATG GAAATGATAAATTGAAATTCTTTGGAATATGGGTGCATCTTGGAATTGATGG ATTTTCTAGAAAAATTATTTGGCTTAAGGCTGGCACCTCTAACCGAAAACAGAGCTTCATTGCACGGTACTTCTATGATGCTGTTCAAGAACACGGTG gttgCCCACGAATCGTTAGGGCAGACAGGGGAACAGAGAACCTTATTGTTGGACAGATGCAAGTGGCATTTCATTTCAGGCAGGCTAGTGATCAAGGACGAGACTCCTTCAGAGTGGGCAAGTCCGTACATAATCAG AGAGCTGAATTCTTCAATAGCATGTTGAAGAAAACATGGATTAAAAAATGGCAGGTTACATTTGAG acTATGATGGAATCAGGCATCCTCAATTTGGACAATCCTGTACATATGTAA